The following are encoded in a window of Manihot esculenta cultivar AM560-2 chromosome 8, M.esculenta_v8, whole genome shotgun sequence genomic DNA:
- the LOC110620023 gene encoding transcription factor bHLH130, with protein MDSNSNHSYHHQNSQPGSGLLRFRSAPSSLLANFNDNGVTNDSVLNFQELEDKSAVRVREAPLSYANSQQTYFGLPPHYPRQSSATTTTMDSSYGLIGSMAMGHSEQAKRVDSNLARQNSTPAGLFSNLSVQNGYAAMKGIGNFAGAKATNGEASPRLKSQLSFPARIPSSLGTLLQISETESEAIDATDPHSGKLGDSNCDSQFYSSSGFPYGSWNDSHFAENYIGMKRDPDDNGKLYSNIQNGELGNRIHVLSHHLSLPKASVDMVAMEKFLHFQDSVPCKIRAKRGCATHPRSIAERVRRTRISERMRKLQELVPNMDKQTNTADMLDLAVEYIKDLQKQYKTLVDNRANCKCLSKQQAVPNPIL; from the exons ATGGATTCGAATAGCAATCACAGTTATCATCACCAGAACAGCCAACCCGGTTCTGGGTTATTGCGGTTTCGTTCAGCTCCAAGCTCCCTTCTTGCAAATTTCAATGATAATGGAGTTACTAATGATTCTGTTTTGAATTTCCAAGAACTCGAGGATAAATCTGCAGTAAGAGTGAGAGAGGCACCTCTAAGTTACGCAAATTCGCAGCAAACTTACTTTGGTTTGCCTCCTCATTACCCAAGACAAAGTTCAGCCACCACCACAACTATGGATAGCTCTTACGGTTTGATTGGTTCAATGGCAATGGGCCATTCAGAGCAAGCCAAACGGGTTGATTCAAATCTTGCTAGGCAGAACAGCACCCCTGCTGGACTTTTTTCGAACCTCTCTGTTCAAAATG GCTATGCCGCCATGAAAGGTATCGGGAACTTTGCCGGGGCGAAAGCTACTAATGGAGAAGCAAGTCCAAGACTGAAGAGCCAACTTAGCTTCCCAGCAAGAATACCTTCTTCCTTAGGCACGTTGTTGCAGATATCAGAAACTGAGAGTGAAGCCATTGATGCAACCGATCCTCACAGCGGAAAGCTTGGAGATAGCAACTGTGACAGCCAATTTTACAGCAGTTCTGGGTTTCCATATGGTTCTTGGAATGATTCACATTTTGCAGAAAATTATATTGGCATGAAAAGAGATCCAGATGATAATGGAAAGCTATATTCTAATATTCAG AATGGAGAGCTTGGAAATCGAATTCATGTATTATCACATCACTTAAGTTTGCCAAAGGCATCAGTGGATATGGTTGCCATGGAAAAGTTCCTTCATTTCCAAGATTCTGTTCCTTGTAAAATTCGGGCAAAGCGTGGATGCGCGACGCATCCCCGAAGTATTGCAGAAAGA GTGAGAAGAACCCGGATCAGCGAAAGAATGAGAAAACTGCAAGAGCTTGTTCCAAACATGGACAAG CAAACAAACACGGCAGACATGTTAGATTTGGCTGTTGAGTACATTAAAGATCTTCAGAAGCAATACAAG ACTCTCGTTGACAACCGAGCCAACTGCAAGTGTTTGAGTAAGCAGCAGGCAGTGCCAAACCCAATTTTATGA